One Sagittula stellata E-37 genomic window carries:
- a CDS encoding shikimate dehydrogenase family protein, which translates to MTPADKPTFYFIGVTTGASSIMRVFPKWAAHLRLGDVAIKGIDLKPHDTVDNYRAVTRFIKEDPLSLGALVTTHKLDLYAACADLFDEIDPHARLMAETSCLSKRDGRLICHAKDPISSGLALDGFLPAHHFAETGAELLSMGAGGSTIALTWHLAQPSRGANRPARIVVTDRTRSRLDHIRAIHESFGCDIPCDYVLADRPEVNDAQMASLKPGSLVVNATGLGKDAPGSPLTFDGAFPQDGIVWELNYRGDLVFLDQARAQQDARDLQIEDGWTYFIHGWTQVIAEVFDVAIPTSGPDFDAISDIAAEATGRVQAKS; encoded by the coding sequence ATGACCCCGGCCGATAAACCGACCTTTTACTTCATCGGCGTCACCACCGGCGCATCGTCCATCATGCGGGTTTTCCCGAAATGGGCCGCCCACCTGCGTCTGGGGGATGTCGCGATCAAGGGCATCGACCTGAAGCCGCACGACACGGTGGACAACTACCGGGCCGTGACACGTTTCATCAAGGAGGACCCACTCAGCCTCGGCGCGCTGGTGACCACGCACAAGCTGGACCTCTACGCCGCCTGCGCCGACCTCTTCGACGAAATCGACCCGCACGCACGGCTGATGGCGGAAACCTCCTGCCTGTCGAAGCGTGACGGGCGGTTGATCTGTCATGCCAAGGACCCGATTTCCTCGGGCCTGGCGCTTGACGGGTTCCTGCCCGCCCACCATTTCGCTGAAACCGGCGCGGAGCTGTTGTCGATGGGGGCCGGCGGCTCGACCATCGCGCTCACATGGCATCTTGCCCAGCCGTCGCGGGGCGCAAACCGGCCCGCGCGGATCGTCGTCACCGACCGGACTCGATCCCGGCTCGACCACATCCGCGCGATCCACGAGTCTTTCGGCTGCGACATTCCCTGCGACTACGTTCTGGCAGACCGGCCCGAGGTCAACGACGCACAGATGGCGTCGCTGAAACCCGGCTCGCTCGTCGTCAACGCCACCGGGCTGGGCAAGGATGCCCCCGGCTCTCCGTTGACCTTCGACGGCGCCTTTCCCCAAGACGGCATCGTGTGGGAGCTGAACTATCGCGGCGACCTCGTCTTCCTCGATCAGGCGCGGGCGCAGCAGGACGCCCGCGACTTGCAGATCGAAGACGGCTGGACCTACTTCATCCACGGCTGGACGCAGGTCATAGCCGAGGTCTTCGACGTCGCCATCCCGACCTCCGGCCCGGATTTCGATGCCATCTCGGACATCGCGGCAGAGGCGACGGGGCGCGTGCAGGCGAAATCCTGA
- a CDS encoding glucose-6-phosphate isomerase family protein: MYQPPTAHVIDPSTGHLSAATGRYEKRLSDLAGLYADTGAFETLTAENPDRIVYVVHEVRPQQETGDLIFGTTWMEPGRVGQEFFMTRGHIHATGNRPETYYGESGEGVMLLESPEGETRALEIRPRVMVYVPPMWIHRSVNTGPEPLVMSFCYPSDSGQDYGIIERSGGMAKRIVAGPEGWEAIGNAAYRPRTRAEIDAVLATAA, translated from the coding sequence ATGTACCAGCCCCCCACCGCCCATGTCATCGACCCGTCGACCGGTCACCTGAGCGCCGCGACCGGGCGGTATGAAAAACGCTTGTCCGATCTCGCGGGCCTGTATGCAGACACCGGCGCTTTCGAAACTCTGACAGCAGAGAACCCTGACCGCATCGTCTACGTCGTCCACGAGGTCCGCCCGCAGCAGGAAACCGGTGACTTGATCTTTGGCACGACCTGGATGGAACCGGGGCGCGTCGGACAGGAGTTCTTCATGACCCGCGGCCATATCCACGCCACCGGCAACCGCCCCGAGACCTACTACGGCGAAAGCGGTGAAGGCGTCATGCTGCTGGAAAGCCCCGAGGGCGAGACACGGGCCCTCGAAATCCGTCCGCGCGTCATGGTCTACGTGCCGCCGATGTGGATTCACCGGTCGGTCAACACCGGCCCTGAGCCGCTGGTGATGAGCTTCTGCTATCCCAGCGACAGCGGCCAGGACTACGGCATCATCGAACGCTCGGGCGGCATGGCAAAGCGTATCGTCGCCGGTCCCGAGGGATGGGAAGCGATCGGGAACGCGGCCTACCGCCCGCGCACCCGCGCCGAAATCGACGCCGTGCTGGCAACAGCGGCCTGA
- a CDS encoding xylulokinase — MRDLYLAIDVGTGGLRSALVGRDGRILAFAHREHEQIVPQFGWSEQRPADWWRGTQETIRAVLADVKGSAERVAAICTCGQMHGTVLVDGDGRLTRQTTPLWNDKRTAPQVTAFADRNGQGAYLDIAANMPATAWPAFKLAWIAENDPQAMARTAAVLMPKDWINLCLTGILAQDRTEASLSFLMDWRSRDWSDDLCRLTGIDPALLPPLHDAGDILGPLLPKVGQSLGLDAGIPVLVGAGDYPMALLGSGVIGPGMGSDVTGTSTIITLTHDAPVIDPEISNVLSAGGDWGAMTLLDAGGDAVRWARRAFHDNDRSYARIAEDAAQAAVGSDALFFLPYLSGERFNPRSRAQFFGLTASHGLPELHRAVLEGVAFSVRQRLDGLQGGQGRPERIVAASGGAKNALWLKIKASMYGVPYLVPEELECGVVGAATLMAVATGDSPDLNAAAAQMVRFADEVQPDPAWAEVYDRMMPVYARLYDSAQEILADMDGLV; from the coding sequence ATGCGCGACCTGTATCTGGCCATCGATGTCGGCACCGGCGGGTTGCGCTCGGCCCTCGTGGGGCGGGATGGCCGCATCCTTGCCTTCGCGCACCGCGAGCACGAACAGATCGTCCCGCAGTTCGGCTGGTCGGAACAGCGTCCCGCCGACTGGTGGCGGGGCACGCAGGAGACCATCCGCGCGGTGCTGGCCGATGTGAAGGGATCTGCCGAGCGGGTTGCGGCGATCTGCACCTGTGGCCAGATGCACGGTACGGTTCTGGTGGACGGGGACGGTCGCCTGACCCGACAGACCACGCCGCTTTGGAACGACAAGCGCACCGCACCGCAGGTGACAGCGTTCGCTGACCGCAACGGGCAGGGCGCATACCTCGACATTGCCGCCAACATGCCGGCGACGGCCTGGCCCGCGTTCAAGCTTGCCTGGATCGCCGAAAACGACCCGCAGGCCATGGCCCGCACGGCGGCGGTTCTGATGCCGAAGGACTGGATCAACCTGTGCCTCACGGGCATACTTGCGCAGGACAGGACGGAGGCCTCGCTTTCTTTCCTGATGGACTGGCGCAGCCGCGACTGGTCGGACGACTTGTGCCGGCTGACCGGGATCGATCCCGCGCTCCTGCCGCCGCTGCACGACGCCGGAGACATCCTCGGCCCGCTCTTGCCGAAAGTTGGTCAGTCGCTTGGGCTCGACGCAGGCATTCCGGTGCTGGTGGGCGCGGGCGATTATCCGATGGCGTTGCTCGGGTCCGGCGTGATCGGGCCCGGCATGGGTTCGGACGTGACGGGCACCTCGACGATCATCACCCTGACGCACGACGCGCCGGTCATCGATCCGGAAATCTCGAACGTTCTGTCCGCGGGCGGCGACTGGGGGGCCATGACGCTGCTGGATGCCGGGGGCGATGCGGTTCGGTGGGCGCGGCGCGCGTTTCACGACAACGACCGCAGCTATGCCCGGATCGCTGAAGACGCGGCGCAGGCGGCGGTCGGATCGGATGCGCTGTTCTTCCTGCCATATCTGTCAGGCGAACGTTTCAACCCGCGCAGCCGCGCGCAGTTCTTCGGTCTCACGGCCAGCCACGGTCTGCCGGAACTGCACCGCGCCGTGCTGGAAGGCGTGGCGTTTTCCGTGCGACAACGGCTCGACGGACTGCAAGGCGGGCAGGGGCGGCCAGAGCGGATCGTGGCAGCGAGCGGAGGCGCGAAGAACGCGCTCTGGCTAAAGATCAAGGCAAGCATGTACGGCGTGCCCTATCTTGTCCCCGAAGAGCTGGAATGCGGCGTCGTGGGAGCGGCGACGCTAATGGCAGTCGCGACGGGGGATTCCCCGGACCTGAACGCGGCGGCGGCGCAGATGGTGCGCTTTGCCGACGAGGTGCAGCCCGATCCCGCCTGGGCCGAAGTCTACGACCGCATGATGCCGGTCTACGCGCGGCTCTACGACAGCGCGCAGGAGATCCTGGCGGACATGGATGGGTTGGTCTGA
- a CDS encoding putative quinol monooxygenase: MTASIDRFIALEAFEHVHPDRVADYETASQAIDDKVKETEPGMLVHALTVAARADDRVTYRWLEVFTDLAALEAHFASPHVKAHGAHLTGDGILLSPVEIVLYVDWSEDEKAEINQRLGGALTFAEVRSGFYRPD; encoded by the coding sequence ATGACCGCTTCCATCGACAGGTTCATCGCGCTTGAGGCTTTCGAGCACGTGCACCCCGACCGCGTCGCCGACTACGAGACCGCAAGCCAGGCCATCGACGACAAGGTAAAGGAGACCGAGCCGGGGATGCTGGTCCACGCCCTGACTGTCGCCGCCCGCGCCGACGACCGCGTGACCTATCGCTGGCTGGAGGTCTTCACCGATTTGGCTGCGCTTGAGGCGCATTTCGCCAGCCCCCACGTCAAGGCCCACGGCGCGCATCTGACCGGCGACGGTATCCTGCTTTCGCCGGTCGAGATCGTCCTCTATGTCGACTGGTCGGAGGACGAGAAGGCCGAGATCAACCAGCGGCTTGGCGGCGCGCTCACCTTCGCCGAGGTACGGTCGGGCTTCTACCGCCCCGACTGA
- a CDS encoding ABC transporter ATP-binding protein, producing the protein MATISLNGVTKSYGDLQVIPPMDLEIRDGEFVVLVGPSGCGKSTTLRMIAGLETVTGGAMHIGDREVTHLRPGLRNCAMVFQSYALYPHMSVRENIGYGMKVRGTPKAEAAEAIDNAARILNLTDYLDRKPAALSGGQRQRVAIGRAIVRDPDVFLFDEPLSNLDAKLRVEMRVEIKQLHRRLKTTMVYVTHDQVEAMTMADRVVVLKDGIIEQAADPITLYERPANAFVAEFIGAPSMNMLEGRIEGTGDTLRFVGTEGLSFDIPADRTATLAPLAGEDCLLGIRPEHTAEGEGGIGVTVEVVDIEPLGPHTLVIGQVGARKFTGQARADTPTRPGDRVPIRFDPAKLHFFRASDGAAIREDTA; encoded by the coding sequence ATGGCAACCATTTCGCTGAACGGCGTGACGAAATCCTACGGCGACCTTCAGGTCATCCCGCCGATGGACCTGGAGATCCGCGACGGAGAGTTCGTCGTGCTCGTCGGGCCTTCGGGCTGCGGCAAGTCCACCACGCTGCGGATGATCGCGGGCCTCGAAACGGTGACCGGCGGCGCCATGCACATCGGCGACCGCGAGGTCACGCACCTGCGTCCCGGCCTGCGCAACTGTGCCATGGTGTTCCAGAGTTACGCCCTTTATCCTCACATGTCGGTGCGCGAGAACATCGGTTACGGCATGAAGGTCCGTGGTACGCCGAAGGCCGAGGCCGCCGAGGCCATCGACAACGCCGCACGCATCCTGAACCTGACCGACTACCTCGACCGCAAGCCCGCAGCCCTGTCCGGGGGGCAGCGCCAGCGCGTCGCCATCGGGCGGGCCATCGTGCGCGATCCCGACGTCTTTCTCTTCGACGAACCGCTATCCAACCTCGACGCCAAGCTGCGTGTCGAGATGCGGGTGGAAATCAAGCAGCTTCACCGACGGCTGAAGACAACCATGGTCTACGTCACCCACGATCAGGTCGAAGCCATGACCATGGCCGACCGCGTGGTGGTGCTGAAGGACGGCATCATCGAACAGGCCGCCGACCCGATTACGCTGTACGAACGGCCCGCCAATGCCTTCGTCGCCGAGTTCATCGGCGCGCCCAGCATGAACATGCTCGAAGGACGGATCGAGGGCACGGGCGACACTCTGCGCTTCGTCGGGACGGAGGGGCTTTCCTTCGACATTCCCGCCGACCGCACCGCCACGCTTGCCCCGCTTGCCGGAGAGGACTGTCTGCTGGGCATCCGGCCAGAACACACCGCCGAGGGCGAAGGCGGTATCGGCGTGACGGTCGAGGTCGTGGACATCGAACCGCTCGGGCCGCATACGCTGGTGATCGGACAGGTTGGCGCGCGCAAGTTCACCGGGCAGGCCCGCGCTGATACGCCCACCCGTCCCGGCGACCGTGTACCGATCCGGTTCGATCCCGCCAAACTCCACTTCTTCCGCGCCAGCGACGGCGCAGCCATCCGCGAGGACACAGCATGA
- a CDS encoding extracellular solute-binding protein: MLKSLKLSVGALALSTGAALACSPDYTGVEITATTQTGPYIASALTQAAEAWSEKTCGTVKVVEFPWSELYPKIVTTLAAGDDSFDVIAFAPAWAPDFTPFLTEMPAKFQEGEAWEDIAPVYREQLMVWNDKVLSQTMDGDVHTYTYRIDLFEDEANKTAFKEKYGYDLAPPKTWTEYLDIAEYFQDNVDGVYGTAEAFRRGGQQFWFLFSHVAAYASHPDLPGAMFFDPDTMDAQVNNPAWVRGLEEYIRASKLAPPSALNFSFGEVNAAFAGGQVAQSIGWGDTGVIAADPEQSTVAGNVGSAVLPSSTEVYNYKTGEWDTFDEPVDTSFMAFGGWQAAVPQFSKNQEAAWDFISTLSSPEVSGEATVTGGTGVNPYRISHTTDMERWSKLFSEREATEYLGAQRDAVTADNVALDMRLPGYFSYTEILEIELSRALAGEVTPQEALDTVAEGWNELTDQFGRDAQLAAYRASMGLPQK; this comes from the coding sequence ATGCTGAAATCGTTGAAACTCTCGGTCGGGGCGCTGGCCCTGTCCACGGGTGCGGCGCTGGCCTGCTCGCCCGACTACACGGGTGTCGAGATCACCGCGACCACCCAGACCGGCCCATACATCGCCTCGGCCCTGACACAGGCCGCCGAAGCCTGGTCCGAGAAGACCTGCGGCACCGTGAAGGTGGTCGAGTTCCCATGGTCGGAGCTTTACCCCAAGATCGTCACCACGCTGGCGGCGGGCGACGACTCCTTCGACGTGATCGCCTTCGCTCCGGCTTGGGCTCCCGACTTCACGCCCTTCCTGACCGAGATGCCGGCCAAGTTCCAGGAAGGCGAGGCATGGGAAGACATCGCGCCGGTCTATCGTGAACAGTTGATGGTCTGGAACGACAAGGTCCTGTCACAGACCATGGACGGCGACGTTCACACCTACACCTACCGCATCGACCTGTTCGAGGACGAGGCGAACAAGACCGCGTTTAAGGAGAAGTACGGCTACGACCTCGCCCCGCCGAAGACGTGGACCGAGTACCTCGACATCGCCGAGTACTTCCAGGACAACGTGGACGGTGTCTACGGCACCGCCGAAGCCTTCCGCCGCGGCGGTCAGCAGTTCTGGTTCCTGTTCTCTCACGTGGCGGCCTACGCCAGCCACCCGGACCTGCCCGGTGCCATGTTCTTCGACCCGGACACCATGGACGCCCAGGTGAACAACCCGGCGTGGGTGCGTGGCCTCGAAGAGTACATCCGCGCTTCCAAGCTGGCGCCGCCGTCGGCGCTCAACTTCTCCTTCGGTGAGGTCAACGCGGCTTTCGCAGGCGGTCAGGTGGCACAGTCCATCGGATGGGGCGACACCGGCGTGATCGCCGCCGACCCGGAGCAGTCCACCGTCGCGGGCAATGTCGGCTCTGCCGTGTTGCCGTCCTCGACGGAGGTCTACAACTACAAGACCGGCGAATGGGACACCTTCGACGAACCCGTGGACACCTCCTTCATGGCGTTCGGCGGCTGGCAGGCTGCGGTTCCTCAGTTCTCCAAGAACCAGGAAGCGGCGTGGGACTTCATCTCGACCCTCTCCAGCCCCGAAGTCTCGGGCGAGGCCACCGTCACCGGCGGCACGGGCGTGAACCCCTACCGGATCTCGCACACCACCGACATGGAGCGCTGGTCCAAGCTGTTCTCCGAGCGTGAGGCGACCGAGTACCTGGGCGCGCAGCGCGACGCCGTGACCGCGGACAACGTCGCTCTGGACATGCGTCTGCCCGGCTACTTCTCCTACACCGAGATCCTTGAGATCGAGCTCAGCCGCGCGCTGGCTGGAGAAGTCACCCCGCAAGAGGCACTGGACACCGTGGCCGAAGGCTGGAACGAGCTGACCGACCAGTTCGGCCGCGACGCACAGCTTGCCGCCTACCGGGCCTCCATGGGCCTGCCGCAGAAGTAA
- a CDS encoding carbohydrate ABC transporter permease: MSVRDLHGPRRWVAFALCCAWFAFTVFPLYWVAITSLKTPPDVVGGPTYLPFVDFQPTLKAWRELFSGIRGEFYSNFWSSTIVAVSSSVLATLLGAMAAYALVRFPFRVKLLSGVLFFVVAMGGFLLGRDVLGLPPATASIIAFTVALALSVFANRFRLPGKVMKNDDIVFWFVSQRLFPPIVVAFALFLLYSEMGKLGFKLTDTYLGLTLAYIAFSLPIVVWLMRDFISALPLEVEEAALVDNVPQWRIFFGIVLPMCRPGLIATFVITLAFTWNEFLFALFLTNSEWQTLPVLIAGQNSQRGDEWWAISAAALVAIIPMVVAAGLLGRLMRSGLLSGAVK; encoded by the coding sequence ATGAGCGTGCGCGACCTGCACGGCCCGCGCCGCTGGGTGGCCTTCGCCCTGTGCTGCGCGTGGTTCGCCTTTACCGTCTTTCCGCTGTACTGGGTCGCGATCACCTCGCTGAAGACGCCGCCCGATGTCGTGGGCGGGCCGACCTACCTGCCCTTCGTCGACTTCCAACCGACATTGAAGGCGTGGAGAGAGCTGTTCTCCGGCATCCGGGGCGAGTTCTATTCGAACTTCTGGTCCTCGACCATCGTCGCCGTTTCGTCCTCGGTGCTGGCCACTCTGCTGGGGGCCATGGCGGCCTATGCGCTAGTGCGCTTTCCCTTCCGGGTGAAGCTGTTGTCTGGCGTGCTGTTCTTCGTCGTGGCCATGGGGGGCTTTCTGCTGGGCCGTGACGTTCTGGGGCTGCCCCCGGCAACCGCCTCCATCATCGCCTTCACCGTGGCACTAGCCCTTTCGGTCTTCGCCAACCGCTTCCGGCTGCCGGGCAAGGTGATGAAGAACGACGACATCGTTTTCTGGTTCGTCAGCCAGCGGCTGTTTCCGCCCATCGTCGTGGCCTTCGCGCTGTTCCTGCTCTACTCGGAAATGGGCAAGCTGGGGTTCAAGCTGACCGACACCTACCTCGGGCTGACGCTGGCCTATATCGCCTTCTCGCTGCCCATTGTGGTCTGGCTGATGCGCGACTTCATCTCGGCCCTGCCGCTGGAGGTCGAGGAAGCCGCGCTGGTCGACAACGTGCCGCAGTGGCGGATCTTCTTCGGGATCGTGCTGCCGATGTGCCGCCCCGGCCTGATTGCCACCTTCGTCATCACGCTGGCCTTTACCTGGAACGAATTTCTCTTCGCGCTCTTCCTGACCAACTCGGAGTGGCAGACCCTGCCCGTCCTGATTGCCGGTCAGAACAGCCAGAGGGGCGACGAATGGTGGGCCATATCTGCCGCCGCGCTGGTTGCCATCATCCCGATGGTGGTGGCCGCCGGGCTCTTGGGGCGCCTGATGCGCTCGGGACTGCTGAGCGGAGCGGTCAAGTAG